Proteins encoded together in one Astatotilapia calliptera chromosome 7, fAstCal1.2, whole genome shotgun sequence window:
- the fanci gene encoding Fanconi anemia group I protein isoform X1 — protein sequence MKAEMDKIVSLSDEENIPELQKYLSTLTDDQLTNTITNSALKGKKVGTIIKGIFKGSPPSSTAGANRRLLLYQHCIPLCESGDLQTEVAADIIGLLMLETHTLSGPSLATLGSLFVDAIKVGKMSSGKSLELFPTVLTALAACEALSYGKGELSGEEYKKQLINSLCSSRWDPQCVIHLTTMFRDVPLSSEELQFVVEKVLRMFNKLDLQEIPPLVYQLLLLSAKGCKKQVLDGIVGYFKEQDARQEEEQKHGDSLDLEVQSIPQDQLRHVEGTAILHIVFAIRLDHELAREFLKGFKTSYADLCPFSVALLLSVARIQRYEEQVFELLKGAIIKSFKDEQLQQGSKLLQDLLPGHCSVAQMILDTVQNSVFGWDHVTQGLVQLGFFLMDAFGPKPGPFGKTTEGSLAVARTPTQQACKLGGQVLLQGFKMHEPIRGEILEQVLNRLVTKTASPVSHFLDLFSDIVVSAPMILLESSSKVTETFDHLSYLPLATVQGLLKAVQPLLKVSMSLKDALILVLRKAMFSSQLDGRKSAVTGFLLLLKNFKVLGSLASSQCSQAISSSQIQVDVHSRYNSAANEAFCLEILSSLRRCLSQQADVRLMLYEGFFDVLRRNSQLASSIMQTLLSQLKRYYEPEQDLLPPVKLEPCITAHGDQVYLQEPLAHLLSCTVHCLMWLQNTRQSANPNGDDSDGDEEEEEGYRSDLHAILESMTRRMIKCELEDFELDKSAEFSMGSSVGVKNNIYAVLVMGVYEVLMEYNFIKANYSKRCFEEIIELFSRYHKLSEILKEKSGKGRVPSHKTPRSLFSMGIISTSITVLFRDNTQSREEALSVLRSNGEFVRYILSVVVQKIQQLDETGHTDGPDGQNADKTFRFLCDMTSVLMWRYTNIPSVVEEGGKKEKRSSLSHLCLEGLLRIFTTCQQRYPNKMAQLLSTMENGTEQDDEGDVVEINYFYIRQFQRALFTQLSGGEEDFNSKEAQLLISILSVLSRQLKPSSQQFVQMITWTVKICKETSFEDSAFCKGLLSLLFNLHVLYKSPVGLLLELCQDIHSVLGDIDQDVEVEKQSNFAIVNMKTASTAALLVLSQVDRVLDEVDWLIARKKSQTASDKLGCGEATQTAGRQDPVEKAVTLQLGTLLTALSELVQTALLLGTCTVTLLRELTRTYTILTTLVKYYIQVCASQHGSLPARFEKLVKLSGSHLTPQCYSFITYAQSGDISGGGADDKKKKRRNDVNTGASAKLLRETKAIPNLIFSIEQYEKYLITLSKKSKVNLMQYMKLSTSRDFRINAATLDAALQEQDDSQVVSASSAPQELQYCSTYTTASSLHFYFIIRVHKTDSISTLFPRLKCACSLML from the exons atgAAAGCAGAAATGGATAAAATTGTCTCACTGTCAGATGAAGAAAATATCCCCGAACTACAGAAATACCTTTCAACCCTGACCGATGACCAG CTCACCAACACGATTACCAATAGTGCACTGAAGGGCAAGAAGGTTGGGACCATAATAAAAGGCATATTTAAAG GTTCTCCACCCAGCTCCACTGCTGGGGCAAATCGTAGACTTCTCCTGTATCAGCACTGCATCCCTCTGTGTGAGTCTGGGGATCTTCAGACTGAGGTGGCAGCAGATATCATTGGGTTGCTTATGCTGGAG ACTCATACACTATCCGGGCCATCTCTTGCAACACTGGGGTCTCTTTTTGTTGATGCCATCAAAGTGGGGAAAATGAGCAGTGGGAAATCTCTGGAACTGTTTCCTACAGTTCTTACTGCACTTGCAGCATGTGAAGCCTTGTCTTATGGCAAAG GGGAACTCAGTGGTGAGGAGTATAAGAAGCAGCTGATTAACAGCCTCTGCTCGAGCAG ATGGGATCCACAGTGTGTCATCCACTTGACAACCATGTTTAG GGATGTGCCTTTGTCATCAGAGGAGTTGCAGTTTGTGGTGGAGAAAGTATTGAGGATGTTCAACAAACTAGATCTGCAGGAGATCCCGCCGCTGGTTTACCAGCTGCTGCTTTTGTCTGCAaag GGTTGTAAGAAACAAGTCCTGGACGGAATCGTAGGTTATTTTAAGGAGCAGGACGCTCGCCaagaagaggagcagaaacATGGAGA CAGCCTGGATCTAGAGGTTCAGTCTATTCCACAGGACCAGCTAAGGCATGTAGAGGGCACTGCTATCCTCCACATAGTCTTTGCTATAAGACTAGACCATGAGCTTGCAAGGGAATTTCTTAAAGGCTTTAAG ACATCGTATGCAGACTTGTGTCCTTTCAGTGTTGCCCTGTTGCTCTCAGTGGCACGTATCCAGCGTTATGAAGAGCAG GTATTTGAACTTTTGAAAGGGGCCATCATCAAGAGCTTCAAGGACGAGCAGCTACAACAGGGGTCAAAGTTACTACAGGACCTCCTACCCGGGCACTGCAGTGTGGCTCAGATGATACTGGATACAGTCCAGAACAG TGTGTTCGGATGGGATCATGTTACCCAAGGGCTAGTGCAGCTGGGCTTCTTCCTGATGGATGCATTTGGACCCAAACCTGGACCATTTGGCAAGACCACAGAAGGCTCTCTAGCTGTAGCCCGAACACCAACTCAACAAGCGTGTAAGCTAGGAGGACAGGTGCTACTCCAGGGCTTTAAG ATGCATGAGCCTATCAGGGGAGAGATATTGGAGCAGGTCTTAAATCGACTAGTCACAAAGACAGCCTCACCTGTCAGTCATTTCTTAG accTTTTCTCTGATATTGTGGTCTCTGCCCCAATGATCCTTCTGGAGTCATCCTCTAAGGTGACAGAGACGTTTGACCACTTGTCATACCTGCCTTTGGCCACCGTTCAAGGTCTACTCAAAGCTGTCCAG CCCCTGCTCAAGGTCAGCATGTCCTTAAAAGATGCTTTAATTTTAGTTCTTCGCAAGGCCATGTTTTCCAG CCAACTGGATGGTCGGAAGTCTGCAGTTACAGGCTTCTTGTTGCTTCTGAAGAACTTCAAAGTGTTGGGCAGCTTGGCCTCGAGTCAGTGTAGCCAGGCAATCTCCTCCAGTCAG ATCCAAGTGGATGTTCACTCGCGATACAACTCAGCTGCCAATGAAGCATTCTGCTTGGAGATCCTCAGCAGTCTGCGTCGCTGCCTCAGCCAGCAGGCTGATGTGCGCCTCATGCTCTATGAG ggtttttttgaTGTTCTTCGTCGTAACTCGCAACTTGCAAGCTCCATCATGCAGACCCTTTTGTCACag CTGAAGCGGTACTACGAGCCTGAACAAGACCTCCTGCCCCCAGTGAAACTGGAACCATGCATCACTGCTCACGGAGACCAAGTCTACCTCCAGGAGCCTCTG GCCCATCTGCTGAGCTGTACTGTACATTGCTtgatgtggctgcaaaacacacGCCAGTCAGCCAACCCCAATGGCGATGACAGTGATggtgatgaggaagaggaggaaggataCCGGTCGGACCTACATGCTATTCTAGAGAGTATGACAAGACGCATGATCAAGTGCGAACTAGAAGACTTTGAACTG GACAAGTCGGCTGAGTTTTCAATGGGATCCAGTGTTGGAGTGAAGAATAATATCTATGCTGTGCTGGTGATGGGAGTGTATGAGGTCCTCATGGAGTACAACTTTATCAAAGCCAACTACAG TAAAAGGTGCTTTGAGGAGATCATCGAGCTGTTCAGCCGTTACCACAAGCTGTCTGAGATCCTGAAGGAGAAGTCTGGAAAGGGTCGGGTGCCCTCACACAAGACCCCCCGCAGTTTATTCTCAATGGGCATCATATCAACATCAATCACTGTGCTCTTCAG GGATAACActcagagcagagaggaggctCTCTCAGTACTTCGTTCAAATGGAGAGTTTGTGCGTTATATACTGAGCGTGGTTGTGCAGAAGATCCAGCAGCTGGATGAAACGGGACACACAGACGGCCCAGATGGACAGAACGCAGACAAGACTTTCCGCTTCCTCTGTGACATGACCAG TGTCCTGATGTGGCGTTACACGAACATCCCCAGCGTGGTTGAGGAGGGGGGAAAGAAGGAGAAGCGCTCCAGTTTGTCTCATCTGTGTCTGGAGGGTTTGCTCAGGATCTTCACAACCTGCCAACAACGCTACCCAAACAAGATGGCCCAGCTGCTCTCTACCATGG AAAATGGCACAGAGCAAGATGACGAAGGCGATGTTGTAGAGATTAACTACTTTTACATCCGACAGTTTCAG AGGGCGCTGTTCACACAGTTAAGTGGCGGTGAGGAAGACTTTAACAGCAAAGAGGCTCAGCTTCTGATCAGCATCCTAAGCGTACTCTCGCGCCAGCTAAAGCCCTCCTCCCAGCag TTTGTTCAGATGATCACGTGGACTGTGAAAATCTGCAAAGAGACCAGTTTTG AGGATTCTGCCTTCTGTAAGGggctgctctctctcctcttcaaCCTTCATGTTCTTTATAAGAGTCCTGTAGGCCTACTGCTGGAGCTCTGCCAAGACATCCACAGCGTACTGGGAGATATTGATCAG GATGTGGAGGTGGAAAAGCAGTCCAATTTTGCCATTGTCAACATGAAAACTGCTTCAACAGCAGCA CTGCTGGTCCTGTCTCAGGTTGACAGAGTGCTTGATGAAGTGGACTGGCTTATTGCCAGGAAGAAAAGTCAGACAGCTTCTGACAAATTGGGCTGTG GTGAAGCCACACAGACTGCAGGTCGGCAGGACCCAGTTGAGAAAGCAGTGACGCTGCAGCTTGGGACTCTCTTAACAGCGCTAAGTGAGCTGGTCCAGACGGCCTTGCTGCTGGGCACCTGCACCGTTACACTGTTAAGAGAACTGACCCGCACGTATACCATCCTCACCACGCTGGTCaaatat TATATCCAGGTGTGTGCCAGCCAGCACGGGTCGCTGCCAGCTCGCTTTGAGAAGCTG GTCAAACTATCTGGCTCCCACCTAACACCACAGTGCTATTCTTTTATCACATATGCTCAG AGTGGAGACATCAGTGGTGGAGGTGCagatgacaaaaagaaaaagagaaggaatGACGTGAACACCGGTGCTTCT GCAAAACTTTTGCGTGAGACTAAAGCTATCCCCAACCTGATCTTCAGCATTGAGCAGTATGAGAAGTATCTCATCACACTCTCAAAGAAATCAAAG GTAAACTTGATGCAGTATATGAAGCTGAGCACTTCGAGAGATTTCCGCATCAATGCCGCTACTCTGGATGCAGCCCTGCAGGAACAGGATGACAGTCAGGTGGTAAGCGCTAGCTCAGCTCCACAGGAGCTTCAATACTGTTCAACATACACAACAGCCTCTTCTCTCCACTTTTACTTTATTATACGAGTCCATAAAACTGACTCCATATCCACACTGTTCCCACGGTTGAAATGTGCATGTAGCTTGATGCTTTGA